In the Deinococcus aquaedulcis genome, one interval contains:
- a CDS encoding radical SAM protein, whose protein sequence is MVGQEPASFILKATARCNLNCPYCYMFNLRDRSFAGRPPVMPREVVAAAARRIAAQVRRLGRTRASVTFHGGEPLLAGPAWFRDAVAALRGAATEVAFEFTVQSNGVLLTGEWLDLFADLGVVVALSVDGLPEVHNRTRVDHAGRGTYEATRRALERLNAHPAREPLFGGVLCVIDPSVSGAATYHHLRALGVDRMDFLLPLDHNWDAPPPRPGAYAEYLLPIFDAWWAENNPQVLVRMLFDIMKLLLGARQHIDSLGGAPVNIAVVETDGSLEPLDALRACRDGLTLTGLNVLRHDLWALQDTPMYQAAVAGQQGLDAIMCGGCALREVCGGGYLPNRYSAASGFANPSVYCLDLQRVILHVAQHIDRALPPAPAAGAPPVAWA, encoded by the coding sequence GTGGTAGGGCAAGAACCCGCGTCGTTCATCCTCAAGGCCACGGCCCGCTGCAACCTGAATTGCCCCTACTGCTACATGTTCAACTTGCGTGACCGCTCGTTTGCCGGGCGGCCGCCGGTGATGCCCCGCGAGGTGGTGGCGGCGGCGGCCCGGCGCATTGCGGCGCAGGTGCGGCGGCTGGGGCGCACGAGGGCCAGTGTCACCTTTCACGGCGGCGAACCGCTGCTGGCCGGCCCGGCGTGGTTCCGCGACGCAGTGGCGGCCCTGCGCGGGGCCGCAACCGAGGTGGCCTTCGAATTCACGGTGCAGAGCAACGGGGTGCTGCTGACCGGGGAGTGGCTGGACCTGTTTGCCGACCTGGGGGTGGTGGTGGCCCTCAGCGTGGACGGCCTGCCCGAGGTGCACAACCGCACCCGGGTGGACCACGCCGGGCGCGGCACCTACGAAGCCACGCGGCGCGCCCTTGAGCGACTGAACGCCCACCCCGCACGCGAGCCGCTGTTCGGCGGCGTGCTGTGCGTCATTGACCCGTCGGTGTCGGGGGCGGCCACCTACCACCACCTGCGCGCGCTGGGCGTGGACCGCATGGATTTCCTGCTGCCACTGGACCACAACTGGGACGCCCCGCCGCCCCGGCCCGGCGCGTACGCCGAGTACCTGCTGCCCATTTTCGACGCGTGGTGGGCCGAGAACAACCCGCAGGTGCTGGTGCGCATGCTGTTTGACATCATGAAGCTGCTGCTGGGCGCCCGCCAGCACATTGACTCGCTGGGGGGCGCGCCGGTGAACATCGCGGTGGTGGAAACCGACGGCAGCCTGGAACCGCTTGACGCCCTGCGCGCCTGCCGCGACGGCCTGACCCTGACGGGCCTGAACGTGCTGCGCCACGACCTGTGGGCACTGCAGGACACGCCGATGTACCAGGCGGCCGTGGCCGGGCAACAGGGGCTGGACGCGATCATGTGCGGCGGCTGCGCGCTGCGCGAGGTCTGCGGCGGCGGCTACCTGCCCAACCGTTACAGCGCGGCCAGCGGCTTTGCCAACCCCAGCGTGTACTGCCTGGACCTGCAGCGCGTCATCCTGCATGTGGCGCAGCACATTGACCGGGCGCTGCCGCCTGCCCCCGCCGCTGGGGCGCCCCCCGTGGCCTGGGCTTAG
- a CDS encoding twin-arginine translocation signal domain-containing protein: MSEHDLDRPLSDDPADTEQDLTAAEQRRDFLRRAGLMTGAAVVGGALGQGALAQPVLRAAPVLLDKAAVQTRLNGLGSIQAQSQRLAESAMLLRGLEIVRTFNPDAAASFDLSFGLRW, from the coding sequence ATGTCCGAGCATGATCTCGACCGCCCGCTTTCCGACGACCCTGCAGACACCGAGCAGGACCTGACCGCCGCCGAGCAGCGGCGCGACTTTCTGCGCCGCGCCGGCCTGATGACCGGGGCCGCCGTGGTGGGCGGCGCACTGGGGCAGGGCGCCCTGGCCCAGCCGGTGCTGAGGGCCGCGCCTGTCCTGCTCGACAAGGCGGCCGTGCAGACGCGCCTGAATGGCCTGGGGAGCATTCAGGCGCAGTCGCAGCGCCTCGCGGAAAGCGCCATGCTGCTGCGCGGCCTGGAAATCGTGCGCACCTTCAACCCTGACGCCGCCGCCAGCTTCGATCTGAGCTTCGGCCTGCGGTGGTAG